One Suricata suricatta isolate VVHF042 chromosome X, meerkat_22Aug2017_6uvM2_HiC, whole genome shotgun sequence genomic region harbors:
- the SCML1 gene encoding sex comb on midleg-like protein 1, translated as MAVIHDTVQNLDKKFDALRGKVAKIHRLHVKSLWQSRKPLRSAYRNYNYLPSRRNRCRKTKKKKDTCSLFSEPKSYSPTVPVRRPNTDYQYDFLDTTYPSEQESPERDPELIYQEWEMRMNQSQSPPADSTAEPSQPGCTPNLVQGDYLGTPCRGSPRAHSSASLLSPKEPSTGMPETPVTQAYPSPPYNPEVTAHLSSLENHSFGHIDADFRNPGNFVTSTPIVNNPGMPYNFPDDPSTWSVNEVVLFLEQADPQTLGPVADIFRQHEIDGKALLLLKSDMMLNYMGLKLGITVKVCHHIDRLRGQKYINN; from the exons ATGGCT GTCATCCATGATACTGTTCAAAACCTGGATAAGAAATTTGATGCTCTTCGTGGAAAAGTTGCAAAAATCCACCGTTTACATGTGAAATCATTGTGGCAAAGTCGC AAGCCACTTCGATCTGCGTACAGAAATTATAATTACCTGCCTTCCAGAAGGAACAGATGCCGGAAaacgaagaagaagaaggacaCTTGTTCTTTATTCTCTGAGCCTAAAAGTTATAGCCCAACTGTTCCGGTACGAAGGCCAAACACTGATTACCAGTACGACTTCCTGGACACAACGTACCCGTCAGAACAAGAGTCCCCAGAACGGGACCCAGAGCTCATCTACCAGGAATGGGAAATGCGCATGAACCAGAGCCAGTCGCCTCCCGCCGACTCTACCGCAGAGCCGTCCCAGCCGGGCTGCACGCCCAATCTTGTGCAGGGCGACTACTTGGGCACACCCTGCCGTGGCAGCCCAAGGGCCCACAGCTCCGCCAGCCTCCTCTCACCCAAGGAACCATCCACAGGAATGCCCGAGACCCCAGTGACACAAGCGTACCCCAGTCCTCCGTATAACCCTGAGGTGACGGCTCATCTGAGTTCACTGGAAAACCACAGCTTTGGCCATATTGATGCAGATTTCCGCAACCCAGGCAACTTTG TTACAAGTACACCAATTGTAAATAACCCAGGTATGCCGTATAACTTCCCTGATGACCCTTCAACCTGGTCTGTGAATGAAGTGGTCCTGTTTCTGGAACAGGCAGACCCTCAGACACTTGGCCCTGTCGCTGACATCTTCAGGCAACAT GAGATTGATGGGAAGGCTCTGCTGCTCCTCAAGAGTGACATGATGCTGAATTACATGGGGCTGAAGCTGGGGATCACCGTGAAGGTGTGTCACCACATTGATCGTCTTAGAGGACAAAAATACATTAACAATTGA